A genomic stretch from Musa acuminata AAA Group cultivar baxijiao unplaced genomic scaffold, Cavendish_Baxijiao_AAA HiC_scaffold_1138, whole genome shotgun sequence includes:
- the LOC104000072 gene encoding probable serine/threonine-protein kinase PBL7, translating to MMKCLPCLASPGQGDAADEVKEEEKKKKKNNEGGDGAVRKESSAAPTSRLGSLDKSKLRADSKKEASVPKEGNPEHIAAQTFSFRELSAVTKNFRRDCFLGEGGFGRVYKGRLETGQVVAVKQLDRNGLQGNREFLVEVLMLSLLHHPNLVNLIGYCADGDQRLLVYEFMPLGSLEDHLHYIPANKEPLDWNSRMKIAAGAAKGLEYLHDKANPPVIYRDFKSSNILLGEGYHPKLSDFGLAKLGPVGDNTHVSTRVMGTYGYCAPEYAMTGQLTVKSDVYSFGVVFLELITGRKAIDNARPTGEQNLVAWARPLFKDRRKFPKMADPLLQGRYPMRGLYQALAVAAMCLQEQAATRPLIGDVVTALSYLASQNHDPIAASIQSTKVGPSIPSSRSGSGDQHAVQSPHQNSSELKQRGPLKGASKGAKIGRDGSSGGSGRKWSMEESETRESQMDSPVHVERARDSPKNIDRDFVRERAVAEAKEWGENWRERQRRNAQGSSDRTHE from the exons ATGATGAAATGTCTTCCGTGCCTTGCGTCGCCCGGCCAGGGCGATGCGGCGGACGAGgttaaggaggaggagaagaagaagaagaagaacaacgaGGGGGGAGATGGTGCCGTTCGCAAGGAGTCTTCTGCCGCCCCGACGTCTCGTCTCGGCAGTTTAG ACAAATCAAAATTGAGGGCTGATTCCAAAAAGGAAGCATCGGTTCCCAAAGAAGGAAATCCTGAGCATATTGCAGCACAGACATTCAGTTTTCGTGAACTTTCTGCTGTCACTAAGAATTTTAGGCGAGATTGTTTTTTGGGTGAAGGTGGTTTCGGTCGTGTATACAAGGGAAGGTTGGAAACTGGACAG GTTGTTGCCGTCAAGCAACTTGACAGAAATGGTCTTCAGGGGAACAGAGAGTTTCTGGTCGAAGTCCTCATGCTTAGCCTTTTACATCACCCCAATCTTGTCAATCTGATTGGTTATTGTGCTGATGGCGATCAACGACTGCTCGTCTATGAGTTCATGCCGTTGGGATCATTAGAAGACCATTTGCATT ATATCCCAGCTAATAAGGAACCACTTGACTGGAATTCCCGGATGAAAATAGCTGCTGGTGCAGCTAAAGGCTTGGAATACCTCCATGACAAAGCAAACCCTCCAGTTATTTATCGTGACTTCAAATCATCGAATATACTTCTTGGTGAAGGATATCATCCAAAGTTGTCGGATTTTGGGCTTGCTAAACTTGGTCCTGTTGGTGACAATACCCATGTCTCAACAAGAGTGATGGGAACATACGGTTACTGTGCTCCTGAGTATGCTATGACAGGGCAATTAACAGTGAAATCTGATGTATATAGCTTTGGTGTTGTATTTCTCGAACTAATTACAGGCCGTAAAGCGATTGATAATGCTCGGCCTACCGGAGAACAAAATCTAGTTGCATGG GCTCGTCCATTAttcaaagatcgtcggaagttccccAAAATGGCTGACCCATTACTACAAGGGCGTTATCCCATGAGGGGCTTATATCAGGCACTGGCAGTTGCGGCAATGTGTTTGCAGGAGCAAGCGGCTACTCGACCTCTCATAGGAGATGTTGTGACGGCACTTTCATATTTAGCTTCACAAAATCATGATCCAATTGCAGCTAGTATTCAGAGTACCAAGGTTGGTCCATCCATCCCAAGTTCTAGAAGTGGGTCTGGTGATCAACATGCTGTCCAGTCACCACATCAGAATTCTTCAGAACTAAAGCAAAGGGGTCCGCTCAAGGGAGCAAGTAAAGGTGCAAAAATTGGCAGAGATGGTTCTAGTGGTGGCTCGGGACGGAAGTGGAGCATGGAGGAGTCTGAGACTCGGGAGTCTCAGATGGATAGCCCGGTCCATGTGGAGAGAGCGCGAGACTCTCCAAAGAATATTGATCGTGATTTTGTTAGGGAGCGTGCCGTTGCAGAGGCTAAAGAATGGGGTGAAAATTGGAGAGAGAGACAACGGAGAAATGCACAAGGTAGCTCTGACAGGACACATGAGTAG
- the LOC104000073 gene encoding sodium/hydrogen exchanger 1-like yields MAFGWMAQQLVPLGKALATSDHASVVSINLFVALICGCIVIGHLLEERRWMNESITALVIGVCTGVLILLTTKGKSSHIFIFSEDLFFIYLLPPIIFNAGFQVKKKQFFRNFMTIMLFGAVGTLISFFIIFFGAIALLRNMDIGSLDIGDFLAIGAIFSATDSVCTLQVLNQDETPFLYSLVFGEGVVNDATSVVLFNAIQNFDHAHVDAIIILKIVADFGYLFLSSTLLGAFGGLLSAYIIKKLYIGRHSTNREVALMILMAYLSYMLTALLNLSGILAVFFCGIVMSHYTWHNVTECSRVTTKHAFATLSFIAETFLFLYVGMDVLDIEKWKFVSNSPGKSLSVSSILLGLVLVGRAAFVFPLSFLSNLTKNSPHERIIFKQQVTIWWAGLMRGAVSIALAYNQFTRSGHTELRGNAIMITSTITIVLFSTVVFGLVTKPLVSFLLPHSAKHLSSMSSEPSSPQSLLSSLLEHGRGSEVDGGGEILTRPSSLRMLLSKPTHTVHYYWRKLDDAFMRPVFGGRGFVPFSPGSPTEQSLQGRI; encoded by the exons ATGGCGTTTGGCTGGATGGCGCAGCAGCTCGTGCCCCTGGGAAAAGCGTTGGCGACTTCCGATCACGCCTCGGTGGTCTCCATTAACCTCTTCGTGGCGCTTATCTGCGGGTGCATCGTGATCGGGCACCTTCTCGAGGAGAGGCGCTGGATGAATGAGTCCATTACCGCCCTCGTCATC GGGGTGTGCACCGGAGTCCTCATACTGCTGACGACGAAAGGGAAGAGCTCGCACATCTTCATCTTCAGCGAAGACCTCTTCTTCATCTACCTTCTTCCGCCCATTATATTCAATGCCGG GTTTCAAGTAAAAAAGAAACAATTTTTTCGCAACTTCATGACAATCATGCTGTTTGGTGCAGTTGGGACATTAATATCCTTTTTCATAATTTTCTTTG GGGCAATTGCATTACTCAGAAACATGGATATTGGTTCATTAGACATTGGAGATTTTCTTG CAATAGGGGCGATATTTTCTGCAACCGATTCTGTCTGTACCTTGCAG GTTCTTAATCAAGATGAAACACCCTTCTTGTATAGCTTAGTATTCGGTGAAGGTGTTGTCAATGATGCCACATCGGTTGTACTCTTCAACGCAATTCAGAATTTTGATCATGCTCATGTTGATGCCATTATCATATTGAAGATTGTGGCAGACTTCGGTTATTTATTTCTCAGTAGCACCCTCCTTGGAGCATTT GGTGGATTGCTAAGTGCATACATTATCAAAAAGTTGTACATTGGAAG GCATTCCACCAATCGTGAAGTTGCACTTATGATACTCATGGCATACCTTTCCTATATGCTGACTGCA TTGTTAAATTTAAGTGGTATTCTCGCAGTATTCTTCTGTGGTATAGTCATGTCACACTATACCTGGCATAATGTGACAGAATGCTCAAGAGTTACTACCAA GCATGCTTTTGCAACATTGTCATTTATTGCAgagacttttctttttctttacgtTGGAATGGATGTGTTGGACATTGAAAAATGGAAGTTTGTTAGCAACAG CCCTGGAAAATCACTTAGTGTTAGCTCCATTCTGTTAGGCTTGGTTTTGGTTGGTAGGGCTGCTTTTGTTTTTCCACTCTCATTCCTGTCTAACTTAACAAAGAATTCTCCACATGAAAGAATTATCTTCAAGCAACAA GTTACAATATGGTGGGCAGGTCTCATGAGAGGTGCAGTGTCAATAGCACTTGCTTACAATCAG TTTACAAGATCTGGCCACACTGAACTACGAGGAAATGCAATTATGATCACCAGCACTATCACAATTGTCCTCTTCAGCACTGTG GTATTTGGATTGGTGACAAAACCACTTGTGAGCTTCTTATTGCCTCATAGTGCAAAGCATCTCAGCAGCATGTCCTCTGAACCATCAAGTCCCCAGTCCCTCCTGTCATCGCTTCTTGAACATGGACGGGGATCAGAAGTCGACGGTGGAGGAGAAATTCTAACTCGACCATCCAGCCTCCGAATGCTCCTGAGCAAACCAACTCATACGGTTCACTACTACTGGCGCAAGCTTGATGATGCATTCATGCGTCCAGTGTTCGGTGGGAGAGGTTTTGTTCCATTTTCTCCTGGTTCACCCACCGAGCAGAGCCTCCAAGGCCGTATTTAA